From the Saccharobesus litoralis genome, one window contains:
- the can gene encoding carbonate dehydratase gives MNNKLQQLLDNNQQWAKNVELETPGFFEKLSKQQTPEYLWIGCSDSRVPANQIVGLMPGEVFVHRNIANQVIHTDLNCLSVIQFAVDVLKVKHVIVCGHYGCGGIDAAMQEKPCGLIDNWLRHIQDTQFKFRRQLGEINKIEQLDRMCEFNVVQQVLNVARTTIVMDAWERNQELTIHGWIYGLTDGLVKDQQVTIASTAEAESLAIRFDI, from the coding sequence ATGAATAATAAGTTGCAGCAATTACTTGATAATAATCAGCAATGGGCAAAAAACGTAGAGTTAGAAACGCCTGGTTTTTTTGAGAAATTGTCAAAGCAACAAACGCCAGAATATCTATGGATTGGTTGTTCTGATAGTCGAGTGCCCGCTAATCAAATTGTTGGTTTAATGCCCGGCGAAGTCTTTGTGCATCGTAATATTGCCAATCAAGTTATCCATACCGATCTTAATTGTTTATCTGTGATCCAATTTGCGGTTGATGTTTTAAAGGTTAAGCATGTCATTGTGTGTGGTCACTATGGGTGTGGCGGGATAGATGCCGCAATGCAAGAGAAACCTTGTGGTTTAATTGATAACTGGTTGCGCCATATTCAAGATACTCAGTTTAAATTTAGGCGACAGTTAGGTGAAATTAACAAAATTGAACAATTAGATCGAATGTGTGAATTCAATGTTGTACAACAAGTTTTGAATGTTGCTCGCACGACTATTGTGATGGATGCGTGGGAGCGTAATCAGGAATTAACGATCCATGGTTGGATTTATGGTTTAACTGATGGCCTAGTTAAAGATCAACAAGTCACGATAGCTTCCACTGCGGAAGCTGAATCGTTAGCCATTCGTTTTGATATTTAA
- a CDS encoding SulP family inorganic anion transporter: protein MFNLFHLRNIRGDLLGGLTAAIVSLPLALTFGVASGLGPEAGLYGAILVGLFAAVFGGTPTLISEPTGPMTVIMTAVIATLIAANPENGLAMAFTVVMMAGVFQLIFGALKLGKYVTLMPYSVVSGFMSGIGCILIIMQLAPALGQSSPSGGVIGTLAELPNLIGNISYIEFTLFAATLAILFLTPNKVKRYVPAQLIALVLVSIASVMLFNEGDIRRIGEVSVSLPSIVIPTFTQDQWQVMIVDALVLGMLGCIDSMLTSVIADNLTRSEHKSNKELMGQGVGNIVSGLFGGLPGAGATMGTVVNIQSGAQTAWSGVTRVFVLVVAVFGAASLIKEIPLALLAGIAVKVGIDILDWSFIKRAHRVSWQSTLIMYAVLALTVLVDLMIAVGIGLFVANIIIIEKLSRSQSKQIKAISDMDDITVLEPKERELLNAAKGQILYFYLSGPMIFGVSKALARERAAIKDHKVVVIDLTDVSLIDDTISLSIENMIIEVLEAGKSVFVVCKLEANKQKIIGMQGSKSLTEEMFVETKEQALCLANKVIHKN, encoded by the coding sequence ATGTTTAATTTATTCCATTTAAGAAATATTCGAGGGGACTTATTAGGAGGGTTAACAGCCGCTATAGTATCACTACCACTAGCCTTAACATTTGGCGTAGCGTCTGGGCTTGGGCCAGAAGCTGGATTATATGGTGCTATACTCGTTGGACTCTTTGCCGCCGTATTTGGTGGAACCCCAACCTTAATATCTGAACCGACAGGACCTATGACCGTCATCATGACGGCTGTCATCGCGACGTTAATTGCTGCCAACCCAGAAAATGGCCTAGCAATGGCATTTACCGTAGTTATGATGGCAGGTGTGTTCCAACTTATATTTGGCGCACTCAAACTAGGTAAATATGTAACCTTAATGCCCTACAGTGTCGTATCGGGCTTTATGTCAGGGATCGGCTGTATTCTCATTATAATGCAACTGGCTCCAGCATTAGGACAATCCTCACCTTCCGGTGGTGTTATCGGTACGCTTGCTGAACTTCCTAATTTGATTGGCAACATTAGTTATATCGAATTTACCCTGTTTGCGGCCACGTTAGCCATTCTATTTTTAACGCCGAATAAAGTTAAACGCTATGTACCTGCGCAGCTTATCGCTTTGGTGCTAGTGTCGATAGCCTCGGTAATGTTGTTTAACGAAGGCGACATCAGGCGAATAGGCGAAGTTTCGGTCAGTTTACCGAGTATCGTTATCCCGACTTTCACACAAGACCAATGGCAAGTGATGATCGTTGATGCCTTGGTATTAGGTATGTTGGGTTGTATCGACTCAATGCTAACCTCTGTTATTGCTGACAACCTAACCCGCAGTGAACATAAGTCAAATAAAGAACTCATGGGACAAGGAGTAGGTAATATCGTATCAGGTTTATTTGGCGGTTTACCGGGTGCTGGTGCCACCATGGGTACCGTCGTTAACATTCAATCTGGGGCACAAACTGCTTGGTCGGGCGTAACCCGTGTTTTTGTTTTGGTTGTTGCCGTATTTGGCGCAGCCTCACTGATTAAAGAAATCCCGTTAGCGCTGTTAGCCGGTATTGCGGTTAAGGTCGGCATCGATATTCTCGACTGGAGCTTTATCAAACGCGCCCATCGAGTGTCTTGGCAATCAACACTTATCATGTATGCGGTATTAGCACTAACCGTATTAGTCGATTTGATGATTGCTGTTGGCATTGGCTTATTCGTTGCCAATATTATCATTATTGAAAAATTAAGCCGCAGCCAGTCTAAGCAAATCAAAGCCATATCAGACATGGACGACATTACAGTTCTGGAACCAAAAGAAAGAGAACTATTAAATGCCGCTAAAGGGCAAATTTTATACTTTTATCTTAGTGGTCCAATGATTTTTGGGGTTAGCAAAGCGCTAGCAAGAGAACGAGCTGCGATTAAAGATCACAAAGTCGTAGTCATCGATTTAACCGACGTATCATTAATTGATGATACGATTTCCCTATCGATTGAAAATATGATCATTGAAGTATTAGAAGCGGGTAAATCGGTATTTGTCGTTTGTAAGCTGGAAGCGAACAAGCAAAAGATCATTGGCATGCAAGGCTCTAAATCGTTAACGGAAGAGATGTTTGTCGAAACAAAAGAGCAGGCGCTTTGCCTTGCTAATAAAGTCATACATAAAAACTAA
- a CDS encoding glycerophosphodiester phosphodiesterase, which produces MWIFAHRGASGHAPENTLKAISLAMDMQCDGIEIDVHECDGQLIVIHNRWLNSTTNGQGIIHQHSFAHLRSLDAGLGEKIPTLREVLTCVKGRCMVNIEVKSWLTERLVLAEMDYAVQSLGFSDQQLILSSFNHHILHAAKQQRPQTLIGALTSCIPLHYAHFAQELQAFSVNCDIDFINQAMVDDAHQRGLKVLVYTANELDDIESMAKLGVDGVFTNYPTRAMSRLAHKL; this is translated from the coding sequence ATGTGGATATTTGCTCATCGAGGGGCTAGTGGTCATGCCCCCGAAAATACGTTAAAAGCGATTTCGTTAGCCATGGATATGCAATGTGATGGCATAGAGATCGATGTCCATGAATGTGACGGGCAATTAATTGTCATTCACAACCGATGGTTAAACTCGACCACTAATGGTCAGGGTATTATTCATCAACATAGCTTTGCCCACCTACGGAGCTTGGATGCTGGGCTTGGTGAAAAAATACCCACCCTGCGTGAAGTGTTAACCTGTGTAAAAGGCCGTTGTATGGTCAATATTGAGGTTAAATCTTGGCTAACAGAGCGCTTAGTTTTAGCTGAAATGGATTATGCTGTGCAAAGCTTAGGCTTTAGTGATCAACAACTTATTCTTTCTTCATTCAACCACCATATTTTGCATGCAGCAAAACAACAACGCCCACAAACGTTGATTGGTGCATTAACCTCATGTATTCCTTTGCATTACGCGCATTTTGCTCAAGAGTTACAGGCATTCTCAGTGAATTGTGACATCGACTTTATAAATCAAGCTATGGTTGATGACGCTCATCAACGAGGACTCAAAGTCTTGGTTTATACCGCTAATGAGCTAGATGATATTGAGAGTATGGCAAAACTGGGAGTAGACGGTGTGTTTACGAACTACCCGACTAGAGCCATGAGTCGACTTGCTCACAAACTTTAG
- a CDS encoding DMT family transporter gives MNVQPNHKVALLQTHLAVLLLAGTALFSKLIPMNATAISAGRAVIACLLLVLVVKLKGNKLRLLNHRDYAVGFLLGVLMASHWVTYFYAMQYSTVAVGMIALYTFPVLTVFLEPLLDKRMPALKDIVLAVFVFTGVLLMVPEFSLESQYTLGILLGVLSAVFFTLRNILNKYAFTHYSATKNMSIQALVIAILLMPWGYDAFHQISISTLLLFLLLGTAFTALPHVLIVSGLRTLQAKSMSLIACLSPVYGAILALLILHEMPNVQTVVGGLIVLSAAIMETLSLGRKQS, from the coding sequence GTGAACGTGCAACCTAACCACAAAGTAGCCCTACTCCAAACCCATTTAGCCGTATTATTACTTGCTGGTACGGCTCTTTTCAGCAAATTGATACCAATGAATGCAACCGCTATATCAGCCGGTCGTGCCGTTATAGCTTGTTTGCTATTAGTTTTGGTGGTTAAGCTAAAAGGAAACAAGCTTAGGCTATTAAACCATAGAGATTATGCAGTAGGTTTTTTGCTTGGTGTTTTAATGGCATCGCATTGGGTGACTTATTTTTACGCAATGCAATATTCGACCGTTGCCGTTGGCATGATCGCTTTGTATACCTTTCCCGTGCTCACCGTATTTTTGGAACCCTTGCTTGATAAGCGCATGCCCGCGTTAAAAGATATTGTTTTAGCGGTATTTGTTTTTACGGGTGTGCTGTTAATGGTTCCGGAATTTAGCCTTGAGAGTCAGTACACCCTTGGTATTTTGTTAGGGGTATTGTCAGCGGTGTTTTTTACATTACGTAATATTCTTAATAAATATGCGTTTACTCACTATTCAGCGACAAAAAACATGAGTATTCAGGCATTGGTGATTGCCATCTTGCTAATGCCTTGGGGGTATGATGCGTTTCATCAAATCTCTATTTCTACATTGTTGTTGTTTTTATTATTGGGAACCGCATTTACTGCTTTACCGCACGTGCTTATTGTTTCAGGTCTTAGAACGTTGCAGGCCAAGAGCATGAGTTTAATTGCCTGTTTATCACCTGTATATGGCGCTATACTGGCATTATTGATTTTGCATGAAATGCCTAATGTACAAACCGTTGTAGGTGGTTTGATAGTGTTATCTGCAGCCATTATGGAAACCTTATCCCTAGGGCGCAAACAGAGTTAA
- the asd gene encoding archaetidylserine decarboxylase (Phosphatidylserine decarboxylase is synthesized as a single chain precursor. Generation of the pyruvoyl active site from a Ser is coupled to cleavage of a Gly-Ser bond between the larger (beta) and smaller (alpha chains). It is an integral membrane protein.) produces MSAEKFKVALQYCFPQHGLSRLVGWLAASNNRFISQTFINTFASSFGITLEEAERGEFTAYKSFNDFFTRTLKAEARPLDLDPKSFVSPVDGAVSQQGDVESGTIVQAKGHNYSVATLLGGDPLLAEPFEGGKFTTIYLSPRDYHRIHMPVTGTLTKMTYVPGKLFSVNPATTRHVPGLFARNERLVCHFDTAFGEMVMVLVGATIVAAIETVWAGQVTPPTGKNTFTWHYKGDKAITLDKGQEMGLFKLGSTVIMLMPKNAVAFDENYQAESVVRMGARIGSLTENA; encoded by the coding sequence GTGTCTGCTGAAAAATTTAAGGTCGCGTTGCAGTATTGTTTCCCCCAGCATGGTTTATCACGCTTGGTTGGCTGGTTAGCCGCATCAAATAATCGTTTTATTAGTCAAACTTTTATTAATACCTTTGCCAGTTCATTTGGCATCACATTAGAAGAAGCTGAGCGGGGCGAGTTTACCGCTTATAAAAGTTTTAACGACTTCTTTACGCGCACGTTAAAGGCGGAAGCGCGCCCTTTAGATCTGGACCCTAAAAGCTTTGTTAGTCCTGTTGATGGTGCGGTTAGTCAGCAAGGTGATGTTGAGTCGGGCACCATAGTGCAAGCAAAAGGCCATAATTATAGTGTGGCAACCTTGCTAGGTGGCGATCCGCTATTAGCCGAACCTTTTGAAGGCGGAAAATTTACCACTATTTATTTGTCACCGCGTGATTATCATCGTATTCATATGCCAGTCACAGGAACATTAACTAAAATGACCTATGTGCCAGGTAAATTATTTTCGGTTAACCCAGCCACTACGCGCCATGTACCAGGTTTATTTGCCCGCAACGAGCGCCTAGTTTGTCATTTTGATACGGCTTTTGGTGAAATGGTTATGGTATTGGTTGGTGCAACGATTGTTGCGGCAATTGAAACCGTATGGGCAGGGCAGGTAACACCGCCGACCGGTAAAAATACTTTTACTTGGCATTACAAAGGCGATAAGGCTATCACGTTAGATAAAGGACAAGAGATGGGCTTGTTTAAACTAGGGTCGACTGTGATTATGCTAATGCCGAAAAATGCTGTGGCATTTGACGAAAATTACCAAGCAGAATCCGTTGTCCGCATGGGAGCTCGTATTGGTAGCCTTACAGAAAATGCCTAA
- the rsgA gene encoding small ribosomal subunit biogenesis GTPase RsgA translates to MAKKKKLNQQQIRRLKANHSRKLEKKAETNQLDDSALGATEAGIVVSRFGQHADIQDSSGVIKRCDIRRTIDSLVSGDKVVWRPAEESQSDKDGVIEAVQPRSTVLSRPDFYDGLKPVAANIDQVVIVSAIKPELSLQILDRYLVAVENMGARPVIAINKVELLSDDELNELHKTMAYYENLGYDVHLVSVKQSIGLDKFNTMLADNVSIVVGQSGVGKSSLVNYLLPDVQTQVNEVSDVSGLGQHTTTVSRLYNLPCGGYLIDSPGVREFSLWHLSQEEIFDGFIEFSQYKTCKFRDCSHQNTPKCGIIAAVESGHILPSRLAHYFKIIESNQEDKPNRF, encoded by the coding sequence GTGGCAAAGAAAAAAAAGCTCAACCAACAACAAATAAGACGCCTTAAAGCTAATCATAGTCGAAAACTTGAGAAAAAGGCGGAAACAAATCAATTAGATGACTCGGCGCTGGGTGCAACCGAGGCTGGTATTGTGGTCAGTCGGTTTGGTCAGCACGCGGATATTCAAGACAGCTCTGGTGTTATCAAACGGTGTGATATTCGTCGAACGATTGATTCTTTAGTATCTGGCGATAAGGTAGTATGGCGTCCAGCAGAAGAAAGCCAGTCTGATAAAGACGGGGTTATTGAGGCTGTGCAGCCGAGATCTACCGTTTTGAGTCGGCCGGACTTTTATGATGGCCTAAAACCGGTAGCAGCCAATATTGACCAAGTCGTGATTGTTTCGGCTATTAAACCTGAACTGTCCCTGCAAATTTTAGATCGTTATTTGGTGGCGGTCGAAAATATGGGAGCCAGACCTGTGATTGCTATTAATAAAGTCGAACTGCTCTCGGATGACGAGTTAAACGAGCTGCATAAAACCATGGCTTATTATGAAAACTTGGGTTATGACGTTCATTTAGTGAGTGTTAAACAAAGCATAGGTTTAGATAAGTTTAACACTATGCTGGCAGACAATGTTTCTATTGTTGTTGGGCAATCTGGGGTCGGTAAATCTTCTTTGGTTAATTATTTGCTGCCTGATGTGCAAACACAGGTCAATGAAGTGTCGGATGTGTCTGGCTTGGGTCAGCATACGACAACCGTGTCTCGTTTATACAATTTACCTTGTGGAGGGTATTTAATTGACTCGCCTGGGGTACGCGAATTTTCTTTGTGGCATTTAAGTCAAGAGGAGATTTTTGATGGTTTTATCGAGTTTTCGCAGTATAAAACTTGTAAATTTCGAGATTGCTCGCATCAAAATACGCCAAAGTGCGGTATTATAGCTGCCGTTGAGTCGGGGCATATTTTGCCTTCACGCTTAGCGCATTATTTTAAAATTATAGAATCAAATCAAGAAGATAAGCCCAACCGATTTTAG